The proteins below come from a single Lepidochelys kempii isolate rLepKem1 chromosome 20, rLepKem1.hap2, whole genome shotgun sequence genomic window:
- the LOC140901037 gene encoding protein maestro-like — protein sequence MSDPMLREKKFLKPVLHILEEKSHDRNSIVRQMAVRGLGNIVYGAPEKVKKHKKFLMVILIRALSDPFSSEVIGESMKAVAKVLKELKEKDIGSSFRDLTQEIRTYFDNEDDALRLWSFVLFGILARLTKRKWKGYFAEQVRQSWVTLLLHLQDPNPRVSVECRATFHLCVPFLGLKRLQTAMNEHLDGTAELKPEELQVDICRHLAKENAELLENLYKSTIMYFFSRWEEIRAVAVKLAGER from the exons atgagtgatcccatgctcagggagaagaagttccttaagccagtcttacacatcttggaagaaaagtcacatgataggaacagcattgtccggcagatggctgtaagaggcctgggaaatatagtctatggggcgcctgagaag gtgaaaaagcacaagaagtttcttatggtcatcctgatcagggccttaagtgaccctttcagttctgaagtcattggtgagagcatgaaagcagtggccaaagtcctgaaggaactgaaagagaaggacataggttcttccttcagagacctcacccaagagatcaggacctactttgacaac gaggatgatgctcttcgtttatggtcctttgtcctatttggcatcctggcccgcctgaccaaaagaaaatggaagggctatttcgccgagcaggttcgacagagctgggtcacacttctgctgcacctgcaagacccgaaccccagggtttcagtg gaatgcagagctacgtttcacctctgtgtcccgtttttgggactgaagaggctccaaactgccatgaatgaacaccttgatggcacagccgagctgaagcctgaagagctccaggtggacatttgcagacacctt gccaaagagaatgccgagctgctggagaacttgtacaaaagcaccatcatgtacttctttagcagatgggaagagatccgggcagttgcagtcaagttagctggtgagagatga